In the genome of Urocitellus parryii isolate mUroPar1 chromosome 7, mUroPar1.hap1, whole genome shotgun sequence, the window agagaaaagtcatacagattattttttctttttgcgatgctgagaatcaaacccaaagCTTCACATATGCGCTCTATCCCTGAGTTACACTCTcaccactttttatttatttattttttttatttgagacaggatcacacTAAGCtgtgcaggctggcctcaaacttgccatccctcctgcctcagcttcctgagtggctgggattacatacatgcatgtgccaccatacctactTCAAAATGCATTTGGGATGGCTGAAAATCTGccactgttgggctggggatatagctcagttggtagagttcttgccttgcatgcacaaggccctgggttcaatccccaacaccacacacacacaaaaaaaaaaaaaaataaatctgcctCTGTTTATACCTTTGGGCAAGTGGAGATGTGTTTTATAGACTTCTTGAGTTCTGTCCCTGGCATGGCAACCACCACTCCTCAAGGAGGGCACAACTATCCATGCCAGCATCTGACAGTGGGGAAATGagaggaaaagaatatttttgccCTAATTATGTCACTCTGTTGCTGAATCCCCTGAAATGTTTGTACTCTATGTTGTTCTATGTTTTATGGAGTTTGTGAAGAACTTTTCACCATTTGCCCACCCATCACCCTCTTCCTTTCTGTTGGTATGAGTTTAGGCTGCAACAGGGAATGAGCTGGAACCTAAGGGGCCCTACTGCACCAAGTATCAACTTGCCCTGGGCTGCTGTGTGGAAAACGCCTCACCTACAACATAGGAGACTGTGGAGTGGGAAGAGACCAACTCAATCAGGATACAAAATGGAATGTACACCATGATTACAACTCTGCAAAAATATATCTGCCAACGGACTAATATTGGATATAAACAAGCAAAAATGAAAGTATAACTGCATGTCTGGTAAGAATTGGGATGAGTTTTCTTTTgtggttctctctctttttttgtaatcTTCCTGTTACTACATAGATTTTGTAatgaaagttatatatttttaaatttcttagtgtagacaatgcttttctttaaatatttcctgtTATGTCATTCATTTGCACAATTATATTGATTTGGGACAAAAATTTTAGAAGCTAAATACAACCAAGTTGGtgaataccaaaaatatataagtatattcaGTCCTAGTATCAACATGAAATACTATCAATATGGACACTTACgcctttcatttttatgtagagGTAGAAAAGCCTGTGGCGTATATGAACTATGGAGGCAAACAAAAGGATTTGAATCCTCATTCAGAACTTACTAGTTCTGTGATCTTGAGTAAGGTATTCACCTTTTAAGTCCAGATTTCTCACCTACAAATCAGAGCTTATAAGGACCAAATTGTCTTGAATTTCCCACAAAACAGGctttatttaaatgtaatatttatttcaatcttcATCTTTCTCTTCAGGCATAGGTATgaacttttccctttcttttacagatgagaacatgGAGTCTTACAGAAGTAAAGCAATTTTCGAAAGTCATACAGCCAAGTAAGAAAAGAgttggagggctgggattgtcgctcagtggtagagcatttgcctaacaccAGGTAAAtaatgggttccatcctcagcaccacataaaagtaaaataaaaataaatgtccatctacaactaaaaaagtattttaaaaaatagagttggAATTCAAAGCCAGGGTCAATCTGACCCTAGGACTCAAGGTTTTAACAATACTTAATCCTAGAAAATGTGGTCTACatgtacaatggagttttattcagccataaagaaaaaaaatgaaattatggcatttaaaggaaaatggatggaacttgagaccatcatggtaaatcaaactcagaaagttaagggttgGCCAGGTGCCATgacgcaagcctgtaatcccagcagcttgggaggctaaggcagaaggatcacaagttcaaagccagcctcagcaagagtgaggtgctgagcaactcagtgagaccctgtctctaagataaaatagggctggaaatgtggctcagtggttgagtgcctctgaattcaatcctcagtacccctctccccccaaaaaagaaagttaagagtcatatattttctctcatatgcagatgcttgagaggaaaaaggaaaacaaaggtgcgGATGGATcccctaaaaatcaaagggagatgagTAGAGGAAGAGATGGGCGATGGGGAATgaggggggaagtgctggggagttatattggccaaattatgttgttatattgtgtgcacatacaaatatgtaacaaccaatcccatcaatatgtacaactataatgcaccaacttaaaaaatgtaggaaaaaaacagTACCTTATCTTGCCTTACATAATTAAGTCCTGCTATACATAATTCAAAAGGTGGCCGGGAGGttaaatgattcatttaaaacaattttcacagTGTTTGCCACGCAGTAAACATTTAATACAGGTGAGCCATAGTCATATATGTCAGAGAAGACAGGAATGTAGGTGTAAAGACATTCTTAGGTATTAACAATGACTTGTGGGGTTTGTCATATCTGCCTGTCTAGGAAGGGGGCCCTCGCTTTCTTCACTGTCCTCAGTCCTCCTTCTCCCATCACATGCCTCTTCCAAGATGTACAACTAGGCAAAGTAGACAGCCTTCCCTGAATTAAAACAGGAACTTTAAATGCAAAAGGCCAAGATAATTCTGAAACAGTAAACAATAATAAGGGAAAATATAGCCAGGTGCCATggtacaagcctataatcccatccATAATTCTCCACATTATGCTTTTCCTCCAAGGTCTTGGTGCAAGGTGATAAACCTTGGTTTTACTCTCCATGGTCCCTTGCGGTCACCTTTTTCTGAGATATGAATGTCTATCTTTTGTGATCAGAAACTGATGTCAGCATTTTGTTCTATTATttcaggcaaataaataaataaataaaactgtacaGCAATTGGGTTTTCTATGCACTTCCCATCAGTATCAACATAAATAATGTGATTTATTCAGACCACCCTTTTGCTCGAGAAATTCCATTTTGGGGAATTTATAAATATactagaaaaggaaaacattgtATGCCTCCACGCCTGGCTTAATTTTAGTAGCATAAAATTGCTATTgacacaaataaaaaggaagtgtCTATTGAAATTTCATTATTTGGCTAGGATGTTGTACAACtactaaaaattataattttgaagacCATCCTAGAACATGGAGAAATGCCTACATTAGTTAGCCACTGTTACTAAGCAAACAGccaatcataaaataataaagattgttttagtcagcctttttgctgctgggactaaaagacctaaccagaacaaatatagaggaggaaaagtttacttgagagctcacagtttcagagatcttagtccacagaaggctggctccattcctcagggcttaagatgaggctgaacatcatggaggaagagtgtggcagagggaagcagcataCAGGGtgatcagaaagtagagagagagatcttcacttgttagatacaaatatatacctcatagtCACACCCACAATGCCCCACTTCCTCTATATGTCACTCagcttgccgcagtctggctgggcacagaatcacgagccactcaagcaggaacaaactttatttttgaaaatgccgccaatacCCCGACCGGGAAGAAGCCGATCCACCCACATGGCTTCTCCCGGAACCCCAGAAGAAGTtcctcccccccccaaccccccaccccccaacccccaccccacccccaaccccccaaccccccaccccacccccccacccccaccccaccaggagtccaatatccatatgaatgcaaatcttaacataatcatatcatctcaatagCTAGCTGGCCTCACCTtacaaccaaaagtgccatgaatcatattacttggctgtggctcttagcatcaGCTAATCCCAAAAAAAGGTTTAATTCACTGATGTTAAGGCTGTCACAACctgatcatttcttctctgaactttcttaaattgtctcacatgtgagcttttgggggacaccccacaccaaaccataacaaatgtttatttctcattcatgCATTTTCAGGTCAGTCGGGATTTGTCTGATTTAGTTAGGATTGTTTGAACTTGGCTCAGGCCGTGAGTTGAGTTGAAATTGGCTTCATATGTCTCTCATTCCTTGGTGACCGATGGGCCATCCAGGGCATGTGTTTCATATGACGGAAACCCAAGAGAACAAATTCAATGCTAAAAACATATATGACATGTGTCCACATCAcagataataatatttcattggcCACATCAAGTAACATGGCCAAGTCCACATAATAAAATATCCCCAGCTCTAATGTTAGAAACTGCAAAGGGTCAAGACATAGGGAAGGGGTGAATTATTTGGAACAATAATACAATCTGAAGCAATGCttcacaaaaatgtaaaatacaaaaaagcacaTAGATAGGATATAAAGCTGATTACAAAATTTGATCATAACTATGTAAAAGTGTTTTTATATcaataaagaatggaaataaatcagcaaaatgaaaaaaatcatgccTGGAAATTGATACGATTTaagtaccttttatttttttttctccatttctcaaaCTTACATGACAATATTATATTACCCtcctttttatacctttattttatttacttttatttttatatggtgctgaggattgatctcagtgcctcacacatgctaggcaagtgctctaccactaagcaacagtcccagcccctaccctccttttttaaaaggaagcttTTGAAGCTTCTCACAGCTGGAAACTCTGTTATCTgaataattttgttgttttatccATCATATTAAGGCAGTATAATAGTCCCTTGGTGGGCCAGAACAGTTCAAAATGTCAGCTAAGAGAGTTTCTCCAAACCTGGTCTGCTCTTCCCACCTCTGGAAGGCTGAGGACTTGTATCTGAAATTATATCCAAGAgtatttccacatttattttttcttggattGAAGCCTCCTCAGTATCTATCAAGTTTCCCAAActtttctaaaagttaaaaacagtCTGAAAATAAGAATACTtccaaagcaatttaaaaaaccCATATTATAAAATTACACAATGAGTACAGTGGCTCTTGCCTGTAGTCgcagctatttaggaggctgagataaggAGATCATTTGAACCCTGAAAGTTCAAggctttgtcttaaaaaaaaaaaaaaaaaaaaaaaacagggctggggctggggctcagtgatagagcgctggcctagcacacacacatgaggcactgggttcgatcctcagcactacataaagatgaaataaagatattgtgtgtccacctacaactaaaaagtaaatattaaaaaaacaaaaccaaagcagGGTGCTGCTgtgcatgcctattatcccaagactcaggaggatgaggcaagaggatttcaaattcGAGGTcaactttagcaacttagcaagaccttgtctcaaaaaggaaTAGGGCTATAACTTAGTGGCAAAacactataccaaaaaaaaaaaaaaaaaaaaaaaaaaaaaacaactttaccAAGGCAAGATTTTATTGAAGGGCATGAGAATGGCTTATCCATTTGGGGAGCTGACTAAAGAAAGgaaactgattttatttctaatatatttcccAAACATTGGAAAAAAGGATATGCCAGGAAGATTTACATAGATTCTGCTAGGATACAACAACTTCTGTGAACAGTCTGGAATGAATTGGATGCTATCttcaatatattctttttaaagcaaCAGAATGGCCACAAAGGCCACTTCACCATCAGGAAGATGGTAAAAGTTTCATGGAAGAGATGGGCATTTGAAGCACTTGACTAAAGAGTAAGGATTTCAAAAGTGGAAGGGACAGAAAAAAGgttaaagactgaaaaaaaacaCCAGGGACAGATCAAGAGGCAGGAATGTGTGTGAGTGGTATAGGTGATAGAGTTGCCATCCAGGATCCCTATAAAAGAGCTCTGAGGGTTGGACTTTAAAATCAACACCAAATCATCATGAAAAGGATCAAAGAGGTGCAAAGGCCTCTCATagacaagtttcaggccagcagCAGTGTGAGGCTGTGTAGCATACATGAGTGTATTGACAGGTGTAGAAATGAATGTAAGCAAAGTGTGTATGTGTTGCGGTAAATGAGGGAAAGACTGGAGGTCAACCCAGAAACTTtagaaattaaggggaaaaaatttcACCTAGGCAGACAGTATTGAACAACTAATGGTCCTTGGCATTCTAAATTTGAATTAGTTTATAAACCTGACCTGCATAGTCCTTGGgctgaaaatatctttatgttaGAAATGATTGCAATATAACAATAGATATTTCAATAGTCTGATGTAGCCTGAGTACTCCTTACATTTGAGTCAGATTACTAGCTCCCCTTATGGTAAAGTTCTGCTCTTATAATTTGGCTTCCTATGCTATTGTTGAATGCACAGATTAGCAAAAGCCTTTGACCCAACTTGTTACAGCAATCCTCAATGTGAATTAACAAAGTGGCATTTTGATTCATGCATTGGTCTTGGTTAGCATAAAGCCATCCCCTAGAGACTGATCTAGACTTGGTGCAAAGAGGAAATCAAGTTCTGAACCTGTAAAGCTTGAGATCTATAAACATATGAGATGCTAGCCCAGGTGCCACCCTTGAGACCCAGTCAAAGTAATTGGTCTGGAAGACACCCTACCACCCCGACAAAATAGGCCAGTGAGGTGCATTAGGTTGGGGTACATTAGGACACTGGAGGTGTAGTTGAGGGTGTGGTTAGGAGAGTCACTCAGGGCACATCATGGGAAGCCTGGAGAACTGGCTTGGTTTGAAGGCTGTGGGAACTTACAGGAGGTGTGCTAGCAGAGGATGTCATAAAAGCAGTTCTCTGTTGAGGATAAACTGCTTGCATGACAGAACAAAAGCTGGATTGAGTTAGGAAGACTGGAGACAGGGGATCAATCCTAAGTCTGCTGTAATTgtacagggaggagaggtggacCCAGAAAAAAGCAGTGCCACTGCAAGCCAGGCTCAGCCCCAAGAGACATTTCTGTGGCTCCAGGCCATACTGATGTGCCTTGGTTTCtttacatataatattataaagGAACAGCTGCCATCTGTCAAGGAGGAAAGCTCTGCTTTTTCTGGCTCCCTAtgcttatttataataattttcagaAGGTTGCCTTCTTTTCATAAAGGAGGTAGAGGTGTTTAATGGCTCTTGAGGCAAAGCAGAGCTTATGAAATTTCTCAGACTGGGAACATTCTGAACTAATCCCGAACACGATATTTCTCTCCAGTCCTGAAAACTGCTGAATACTGTCTAAAATAATATGATTGCCCCCAACACCAATGGCACCGCTAAATAGAACTTCTGTTGCTCCATGGTCCTTAATTGCTGTAGGCAGTGCAAGCTTATAGCGTCCTGTGTCCTCTACTCTCTTGCACAGAATTGCTACATCTTTGGGCCTATAGCCACATTGGAAGAGGCTGTGACATCTTTCTACCACATAATTTGCTATTTGTTCTATGGTTAGGTTAGTCTTGGTTTCAAACACCCCAGGTAGAGCCTGGGCAAACATTGCTTCTTCATAGGATGCTTCTTGGAATAATGCCAATGTGTCCAGAGACATGCTGGAGGGAGGGTTTGCTTTGAtcatcttcatttcttctttcatgacATTTGCTATTTCCAGAGCACAGTGGATCCCGTCGGTGATTGTTTTTCGAGGAAACTGAGCAGAAGGATGGGGAAGGCCATTGTCATCTGCATGATGGACTTGGAAAGGGTCCAGAAAAATCCAGAGGATCCCATGGTGAAGGTCTTCACTTCCAACCACCTTCACCTTAGGGTGGGTGATACTTCTAGCCTTCAAGTACCAATCACCGTATTTACTGCAGAAATTCTCAGTCTCATCCATCACTATGTGTTTAATCTTTGGGAACTCCCCTTGCATGAAGATTTTCTGGGTCACAGCATGGAAGGTGGTTTTTTGACTGTAAGGATGAAAAAGAGAAGAGGGTTTCAGACATATAAACCAAGGGAACACTAGCATTCATTACTCAGTGGATTGAAATCAGGCTAATTCTCTGCAGGCAGATTCATCAATTCAATAGTGTTATGAGTAGTGCAAAACTGCTTAACTTACAAGCTACCTGATAGATAGAATGCAGAATTTTACACACTCCTCTTTGGGGTCATCTAGTTAAATATGCAcgtaaaattttcattattataaaataagtagATTTTATTGTTTCTATTAGAAGTCCATTTCTACTGCTTGaccatcttttttaatatttatttatctttttataatatttattttttagttttaggtggatacagtatctttattttatttttatgtggtactgaggatcgaacccggtgcctcagaGGTggtaagcgagcactctaccacttgaaccacaaccccagctccacttGACCATCTTTTGAAGATGAGATCCATTCAGCTAAAGGAAATCCTCACAGTAATTTGTACCTGTTACTaccatttctttgctttctgtcttttttaGGGCTGGAGCATAGCCTTCTAGAGGCATATCATAATCtttataaacagaaaagtaaCACACTAATCAAATTCCTCTAAAGCAAATTCTATTTCTTCACTTACTCATAGAACAAAACTGGAAACTTCTTTAGGTTTCGGAGGCTTTTTCTCTCAGATCAATGTCTCTTTATGTTGtagcatatgtatgtatgtgtataactatataattataaatatgtttgtgtgtgtatgtatataatctTATATACATATAACTTCCCCTTAACAAATTtggttatttctttccttctctaattttAATGTAAGTAACAGTACACACTCCTACAGATTCCCTAATTTTGCTTAATGCAGTCCTTTTTTTCTCTATGCCTTGATCCATAACTGTTCTTCTCTTCCAGTTTGGACTGTTGTGAGCGCTTGAAGAAGTGATTCTTAGCTATCTCTGTATCCCATCACCCCCATCCCCCTAATTTGTTGAAttagccatttaaaattttttgttattgtagatTGACACAtaacctttattgtatttgtttttatgtggtgctgaggattgaacccagtgtctcacacatgttaagtgagcactctaccactgggccacaaccctagccctgaatTAGCCTTTTGATagggatctttaaaaaaaaaaaatatatatatatatatatatatatatatatatatattgtacacgaacacacagtatctttgtttatttttatgtggttttgaggaccaaacccagtgcctcacacattcgaggcaagcattttaccactgagctacagccccagcccttgacagGGATCTTTTTAAAACTAAGCCATAAAGCTTAATAATGAATACAgtcctggagttgtggctcagtggtagagtacttgcctgacatgtgtaaGGCCCTGCGTTTGATCTTTAgtgccatatataaataaataaataagataaaaagatccattgacaactaaaaaaataataatgaatacagTCCTTAGCAGAGTTCACAGGATCCTTCATAATCTTGCATCTGCCTCCCTTCCCACACCAACACCTACCATATACCCCCTGCCCCACACTGCTCCTGTCAGACCTATCACTCTGGATCTCTGTGTCTCCATGCTTTTGAACTTGCTGTGCTCTTTGTTTGGAAAACACTCCAATTTTATTTCTCCTACTGATTTATTAAGAGTGTGCTCcctccaaacaacaacaacaaaaagtgtgcCCCAGAGTCTCTTTCACCAGAGTATTTGCTAATATTCCTACCACCTGTTAAAATAACCATATCTTTCTTATACTAATTACACAACActtatgttgtttctttttaacaaCAAAGTCTTTGATATACTTTCCCCTCTAACACTGCTCCTTACAAGCAGGCTGAAAAACtcatacatttaatatataaatggtactcaaaagatttcttttttttcaaaagcatttctTGAATATAGTAAAccaaatcaaaaatcaaaatgaatttgcCCTCATTGACTGAATTGTATAATAACCAATCTATATTATTGAATTGGAAACTAGAGGTttaaattagaattaatttttcatgttttctaaaattattgatGTAGAGcaagatgttattttaaaagtcaaattatatttaaattttgagttcCTACTAAGCACAATGAGTAATCttatgactttaaaatattatcaagcaaaaggtatatttttttaaaaaatagccagatgtggtagagcacacctgtaatcccagggctcaggagactgaggcaggaggatcaagagttcaaagacagtctcagcaacctatcgaggcactaagcaactcagtgagactctctctctctctctctctctctatatatatatatatatatatgtatatatatatatgtatgtatatttatatatatatatatatatatatatatggcctggggatgtggctcagtggttaatccccagttcaatcccctgggttcaatccccagtttcaaaaaaaaacCAGATATATTAATTTCTACTTGTCATAGATTTAAAGCCACAAGTGTGGCTTTAATCCACGATCTATGGCTTTATAAATTTAAGTTATACATATTTGGCTTATTTATAATATGTTTAAACTTGAACATTACAAATTACCCATTTACAACTCAACTACCTGATCATTTGGATATATGTAACTGGTTTGGGCTCAAACTTCTGCAGGAAAGAGGCATCACAAAATCTTCaactgaaaacacatttttaaaatttagttggtAAAATTCTTACATCACAAAATCCCTTAGGGTGACACTCTCACAAACATAGAGGATCTCTTTAGGTTTGCAGTGGAACAAGTTCTTCACTTCCTCCATGATCTTCATGGCTAGGGCTGTCTTCCTGGTTCCTGGAAGGCAGTGGATGAACAATTCCCGAGTTTCCTGAAGGCTCTTGGAAAGCAACTTGCTCTGCTCCTCTACAAGCAGGCTGAAAAACTCACAGCCCAGCTGGTCACTCAGAAGAGACCTGGAGCACAGTGAGATGACCACAAAGGCCTGCAGCAAGTTCTCCATTTCATCCACATTGGAGAGCCTGTAGGATTGGGGGTAGTGTACAAGATCTTCACAAGGTCTGCACTGTCTGCTGGCCAGGTGGATCACCCTTGGAATGATGCACATTTTCCCTGTGTAGCCACTAACACTTTGCAGTTTCTGCTTTAACTGACGAGCAGTGTTTCGAGCATATTCATACCCTTCAATCCAATTTGGCTCTATTAACACTGTGTAGAGTACCAGGGGGCTGTTAATTGCTATCAGGAGAGCATCGCACAGGACGTTCTGCTCTTTGCTTAAGCCAACATCATCAGCCCAGCTTCTAGAAAATATCACAATCGCCTGAGAACAAGGGCACATCTGTGTTTTCATTAATTCCTCCAGTTCTTTATGATCTGAGAACAGATTCTTACAGAGGGATTCGGGTTTAAATTGTACCATTTCTTCTTGTGTCACTGAAAATTTGAGGAACAGGAGTGAGTTACCAACATTTACAAAAGCATAACTAAGTATTCCCACAACATAGTAGGAAAGGATGACTTTGGCTATTGGTTTCCTAGTTGCAAAGAGAACATCCCCTTTTCACAGTCCAAGGCTACAGTCAGTCCAAGGACTCTTCACAGTCCAAGGCAGCTCTAGCACAAGGGAAAGCTCTTAGGGAGGGATCTTTTCAGAACAGCCTCCTAGCTCTTTCCTTCAACCCTGGATGGTCTACAACTGCTGGGAAGGAGCTCCTTCCtgcccaggaccttgtacatgcgaggcaagcactctgccaactgagctatatccccagtccccctgTTAAGGACTTTTAATGAACCTGATGCTTTTGGAAAACTAAGAGCTTTCTTTCAGAATAGTGATTCTTAACCAGAGGCAACTCTGCCCCTGCCTAGGAGATATTTGACGATGTCTAGAGAATGTTTGATTGTTACAACTAAAAGGacgctactggcatctagtgggtagaggccaggaatGCTGTTAAACATCCGATAATGCACAAGGCACCCTCTTTCCCCCCAATAAAGAATTATGTGAtccaaatgtcaatagtgctgaggttgagaaggAGTTCCGGTGAtcccatatatacatatatgcatgtgtatgaatatatatatatttcaggaCCATTATGTCTGTTTAATCTTATACTTGGCTTTCTCTAAGAAGAAAGACTTGGACCAATTGCTACTGATTTCTCCCAgctgttttttccccccagtgctgaagattgaacccagggtattgcacatgctaggcaagcacactaccactgagctcaccCTTAGTGCCCATCTTAACTTTACAAAACAAATAGTCTACTCAGCTGAAATCAAGAGGGAATACCTGGAAACAAACGTTGTTGCAGAACTCCCTTAAATTCCATGACTTTCATGGGATATGCTGGGCTTCTTAGGGCAGATGAAGTTGATGAAATCCGGTGAGTACTGCAGTCAGTAGCCAAACTGGGAGGAGCTAAACAATCACATGGAAAGTTGTTTTAgacaaaaataaagatcagaagtAAAAGAACTTTTTTTACTGCTCTTCCTATTGGACACATGTGATATGTATGGTGCCTAAGCTGCTGTCACTCTAACTCTGTCTCAACCAGCCTGCATGTCAAGAATGAAGTCTGGGGACAGCTGCAGGGGTCATGCACAATCTAACTCACTGTGTGCTCATCTTAGACAAGTCATTTCACTTCTCT includes:
- the LOC144256293 gene encoding protein SLFN14-like is translated as MENLETNLEMHYAELIIKVGKVTFGEENRKRMTNSSLKRIENSNIIQAICALLNSGGGVIKAEIDDETYSYQCHGLGQDLETSFQKLLPSGSQKYLDYMQYGHNLLIFVKSWSPNVCSLPLRICSLRSNLYQRDVTSAINLSASSALELLREKSSGVPRARPKLKLHPQKALNRYIQEEEDMKMSALEFFERDKLTYKEKLNFTESTHVEFKRFTTKKVVPRVKEMLPHYVSAFANTQGGYLILGVDDKSKEVFGCRREKVNPELLKKEIENCIEKLPTFHFCCEKPKVKFTTKILNVYHKDVLFGYVCVVQVEPFCCIVFAEAPDSWIMRDNSVTRLTAEQWVVMMLDIQSAPPSLATDCSTHRISSTSSALRSPAYPMKVMEFKGVLQQRLFPVTQEEMVQFKPESLCKNLFSDHKELEELMKTQMCPCSQAIVIFSRSWADDVGLSKEQNVLCDALLIAINSPLVLYTVLIEPNWIEGYEYARNTARQLKQKLQSVSGYTGKMCIIPRVIHLASRQCRPCEDLVHYPQSYRLSNVDEMENLLQAFVVISLCSRSLLSDQLGCEFFSLLVEEQSKLLSKSLQETRELFIHCLPGTRKTALAMKIMEEVKNLFHCKPKEILYVCESVTLRDFVIQKTTFHAVTQKIFMQGEFPKIKHIVMDETENFCSKYGDWYLKARSITHPKVKVVGSEDLHHGILWIFLDPFQVHHADDNGLPHPSAQFPRKTITDGIHCALEIANVMKEEMKMIKANPPSSMSLDTLALFQEASYEEAMFAQALPGVFETKTNLTIEQIANYVVERCHSLFQCGYRPKDVAILCKRVEDTGRYKLALPTAIKDHGATEVLFSGAIGVGGNHIILDSIQQFSGLERNIVFGISSECSQSEKFHKLCFASRAIKHLYLLYEKKATF